The following proteins are encoded in a genomic region of Brachyhypopomus gauderio isolate BG-103 unplaced genomic scaffold, BGAUD_0.2 sc51, whole genome shotgun sequence:
- the mthfd2 gene encoding bifunctional methylenetetrahydrofolate dehydrogenase/cyclohydrolase, mitochondrial, whose protein sequence is MMATLRALRRLLQDSHLHACTIHSSAARQEAVVISGRKLARQIREEARADVEEWVSAGNRRPHLSVVLVGENAASHSYVLNKTRAAADVGISSETILKPTSITEEELLELMDKLNSDHRVDGLLVQLPLPEHIDERRICNAVSPDKDVDGFHVVNVGRMCLDQSTMLPATPWGVWEIIKRTGIPTFGKNVVVAGRSKNVGLPIAMLLHTDGRHERPGGDATVTISHRYTPREQLRKHTQIADIIVAAAGIPNLITADMIKEGAAVIDVGINRIQDPLTGKNRLVGDVDFEGVRQKASYITPVPGGVGPMTVAMLMKNTIKAAKNLLLTPTERMRMVASS, encoded by the exons ACAAGAGGCTGTGGTCATCTCAGGCAGGAAGTTGGCCCGACAGATCCGTGAAGAGGCACGTGCAGACGTGGAGGAGTGGGTTTCTGCTGGTAATAGACGACCTCACCTTAGTGTGGTGCTGGTGGGAGAAAACGCCGCTAGCCACTCCTATGTGCTCAACAAGACCCGTGCTGCTGCTGATGTGG gtatcaGTAGTGAGACTATACTGAAACCCACTTCTATCACTGAGGAAGAGCTGCTGGAGTTGATGGATAAACTCAACTCTGACCATAGAGTAGACGGCCTTCTGGTACAGCTTCCTTTACCTG AACACATCGATGAGCGGCGTATATGTAATGCGGTCAGCCCAGATAAAGATGTTGATGGTTTCCATGTGGTCAATGTTGGGCGCATGTGCTTGGACCAGTCCACCATGTTACCTGCCACCCCATGGGGTGTGTGGGAGATAATTAAGCGCACAG GTATTCCTACTTTTGGTAAAAATGTTGTGGTAGCTGGTCGTTCTAAAAATGTGGGTCTGCCCATCGCAATGCTCCTGCACACAGACGGAAGACACGAAAGGCCAGGAG GTGATGCTACAGTGACCATCTCCCACCGTTACACTCCTAGGGAACAattgcgcaaacacacacaaattgcTGACATCATTGTGGCAGCTGCAG GTATTCCCAACCTCATCACTGCAGATATGATAAAGGAAGGTGCAGCCGTTATTGATGTAGGCATCAACAGAATTCAGGACCCCCTGACTGGGAAAAATAGACTTGTTGGAGATGTGGACTTTGAAG GTGTACGACAGAAGGCCAGCTATATCACTCCAGtcccgggaggggttggtccGATGACTGTTGCCATGTTGATGAAAAATACTATCAAGGCTGCAAAAAACCTCCTTTTGACCCCTACAGAGCGGATGCGTATGGTGGCATCCTCCTAA
- the arl6ip4 gene encoding ADP-ribosylation factor-like protein 6-interacting protein 4, producing MGRSLSRSRSRERSVSRRGRPPKDKRKKSSSSSSRSSSGSPSPQKKRVSKSRSADQKPEKKKEKRRSSSSSSSSDSSSSSGSSSSEEDTKKKRRNKKLKKKLKKKKAKEKKKKNKLKKMKKYATKGEKAELEAPLIPAPVSVPVEHSHSYLQTWQNEDGAEHGPVMTDEQKASFSTKRPLTKEEYEARQSVIRRVTDPETGRTRLVRGDGEILEEIVSKDRHKEINKQATKGDGRAFQKRLRTNR from the exons ATGGGACGAAGTCTGTCTCGCAGCAGGTCCCGTGAGAGGTCTGTGAGCAGACGAGGAAGACCCCCAAAAGATAAGAGGAAGAAATccagctcttcctcctccagGTCCAGCAGTGGGAGTCCGAGCCCTCAGAAGAAGCGTGTTTCTAAGAGCCGTAGTGCAG ACCAGAAACcagagaagaaaaaagaaaaaagaaggagttcttcatcttcctcatcatcaGACAGTTCATCATCATCAGGCAGTTCATCCAGTGAGGAAGATACaaagaagaagagaaggaacaaaaagttaaagaaaaaactgaagaaaaagaaagccaaggaaaaaaagaagaagaataaactaaagaagatgaagaagTATGCAACTAAAGGCGAGAAAGCAGAGCTTGAAGCCCCCCTGATTCCTGCTCCAGTGTCTGTTCCAGTAGAACACTCCCATTCCTACCTGCAGACTTGGCAAAACGAAGACGGTGCTGAGCATGGTCCAG TGATGACTGATGAGCAAAAAGCCAGTTTCTCCACCAAGAGACCTCTGACCAAAGAGGAGTACGAAGCCAGACAGAGTGTCATCCGTCGGGTCACCGACCCTGAGACGGGTCGCACCAG GCTTGTACGAGGGGATGGGGAGATACTAGAAGAGATTGTCAGCAAGGATCGGCACAAAGAAATCAATAAG CAAGCAACAAAAGGAGATGGACGTGCATTCCAGAAGAGACTGAGGACCAACAGGTAA